From Candidatus Omnitrophota bacterium, a single genomic window includes:
- a CDS encoding pilus assembly protein — MKKESGQAIVLTALTMLVMCLFTFMVINTGVVFYRRIQMQNAADCAALSSTRILARSLNVVANTNNVIGIEQVPCVGGFLPMLFGTLSPMMMKNMKSAYESLRSIETAWVRAGAGQAAAMGYHVAKLNGAKAGIPTGSFSLKLKGRKIKVLFWKCIKIPTPWGTIEIPIPQGTKTYNPAYYRRSWATDEQKAQPTHKIKWRVYKDAYQPFAGSLFGNLSAAKPTWASAQAKVFYDCRKNYGLHYGGFPRSRNASLMEKIFIPQPISALNPAQFNAYLIPYGVSYLH; from the coding sequence ATGAAAAAAGAAAGCGGACAGGCCATAGTTCTTACGGCGCTGACGATGCTGGTGATGTGCCTCTTCACATTCATGGTCATAAACACCGGCGTTGTGTTTTACCGCAGGATACAGATGCAGAACGCCGCCGACTGCGCGGCTCTGAGCTCCACGAGAATTCTGGCCCGTTCGCTGAATGTGGTTGCAAACACAAATAACGTCATAGGCATAGAGCAGGTGCCCTGCGTCGGAGGTTTTTTGCCGATGCTATTTGGTACGCTCTCGCCTATGATGATGAAGAATATGAAAAGCGCGTATGAGTCGCTCCGCTCGATTGAAACAGCCTGGGTGAGAGCGGGCGCCGGACAGGCGGCGGCGATGGGATATCATGTGGCGAAACTGAACGGCGCCAAGGCGGGAATACCGACGGGTTCTTTTTCTCTCAAACTCAAAGGGCGGAAAATAAAAGTTCTGTTCTGGAAATGCATCAAAATTCCCACTCCATGGGGGACGATAGAGATACCCATACCTCAGGGAACAAAGACCTATAACCCCGCTTATTACAGACGGTCGTGGGCGACAGATGAGCAGAAAGCCCAGCCGACGCACAAAATAAAATGGCGCGTGTATAAGGACGCCTACCAGCCGTTTGCGGGTTCTCTCTTCGGCAATTTGTCAGCGGCAAAACCGACATGGGCTTCGGCTCAGGCAAAAGTCTTTTACGACTGTAGAAAAAATTACGGGCTTCATTACGGCGGATTTCCGCGTTCACGGAACGCCTCACTGATGGAAAAAATATTTATTCCACAGCCGATATCCGCCTTGAATCCCGCCCAGTTCAACGCATATCTCATACCCTACGGGGTGAGCTATCTGCACTGA
- a CDS encoding pilus assembly protein, which yields MKKNLKSPRAGQAMAEMVICLIVLPLFITAIVRFGQTLIIQQRLLMAAKHGAILRSTNLVADTYVRGEVLHFLDRGTPKLERSRITISLAKTSYFGNPISHVTVGYRIRVPKFSKSFFQPFSTEEITLREEAYCADFRRLSGTPYLPDI from the coding sequence ATGAAAAAGAATTTGAAATCACCTCGTGCTGGCCAGGCGATGGCGGAGATGGTGATATGCCTCATTGTCCTGCCTCTTTTCATAACAGCCATCGTCCGCTTCGGCCAGACTTTGATAATCCAGCAACGGCTTCTTATGGCGGCGAAACACGGCGCGATTCTCAGATCCACCAATCTGGTGGCTGACACTTATGTAAGAGGCGAGGTATTACACTTCCTCGACAGGGGTACACCCAAACTGGAAAGAAGCAGGATAACAATATCTCTGGCGAAAACGAGCTATTTCGGAAACCCCATATCCCATGTCACCGTGGGTTATAGAATAAGGGTGCCGAAATTCAGTAAAAGTTTTTTTCAGCCGTTTTCCACCGAAGAGATCACGCTCAGGGAAGAGGCCTACTGCGCTGATTTCAGGCGTTTGTCAGGAACGCCATATCTGCCCGATATTTAA
- a CDS encoding prepilin peptidase, producing MNNLILSDIASNLRAEDYALIVFTLAAAATDAWRKKIYNWATLPAFIAGVTLAAFSGGWKGLGFSLLGAFAGFIILYFFWAAGGMGAGDVKFLMAVGAIKGPIFVFKSALCGIFVAGIVTVIWMLARGVFFKSIKNVLIPFYTSFVSGFSVSPMPRTTSPALPFGFYLAIGVMGYWLYGAL from the coding sequence ATGAATAACCTTATTCTTTCGGATATCGCCTCAAACTTGCGGGCGGAGGATTATGCGCTTATTGTTTTTACGCTTGCAGCGGCCGCCACCGACGCGTGGAGGAAGAAAATATACAACTGGGCCACGCTTCCCGCTTTTATAGCGGGCGTAACCCTTGCGGCGTTTTCCGGCGGCTGGAAAGGTCTGGGCTTTTCTCTCCTGGGAGCGTTCGCGGGCTTTATAATCCTTTATTTTTTCTGGGCGGCCGGCGGGATGGGCGCTGGGGATGTGAAATTCCTGATGGCGGTCGGCGCTATAAAAGGGCCGATCTTTGTTTTCAAATCGGCTCTTTGCGGAATTTTCGTGGCGGGGATAGTGACGGTGATATGGATGCTGGCCAGAGGCGTTTTTTTTAAAAGCATTAAGAATGTCCTTATCCCTTTTTACACATCTTTTGTGTCGGGCTTCAGCGTCTCTCCCATGCCGCGGACGACGAGCCCGGCTCTTCCTTTCGGTTTTTATCTGGCGATAGGTGTGATGGGATACTGGCTGTACGGGGCGCTATGA
- a CDS encoding type II secretion system F family protein, protein MNIAILASVFFTVFFVILAAAGGKKEDDLMSRLDLSQQKDSSKPKLQLSKVIIGGLTSRISALKYSWLVKYRDDVRQKLNQAGNPAELTPDGFITLVLVSIIGMILLEVLFLKKINIVAFGIFGIMGYFLPNASLKNMITKRHHSILRELPNILDLLTLSMEAGIDFNAAVNKVISKSEKSPLTDELRLMQQGLRLGQSRKESMTEMSKRVSLDALTSVISAIIQADNLGASLGPVLRVQSEQMRIERFQLAEKLAHQAPVKMLFPLMFFIFPSIVIMLFGPLALKFMGGVFGGVF, encoded by the coding sequence GTGAATATAGCGATTCTTGCGTCCGTGTTTTTTACGGTTTTCTTCGTCATCCTTGCCGCCGCCGGCGGAAAAAAGGAAGACGATCTGATGAGCCGTCTTGACCTTTCGCAGCAAAAGGATTCCTCAAAACCGAAGCTGCAGCTGAGTAAGGTCATCATAGGGGGCTTAACCTCCCGCATAAGCGCTCTCAAATATTCGTGGCTTGTGAAATACAGGGACGATGTGCGGCAGAAGCTCAATCAGGCGGGCAATCCCGCGGAGCTGACCCCCGACGGTTTTATAACGCTGGTGCTCGTCAGCATCATCGGCATGATACTTCTTGAGGTGCTTTTTCTTAAAAAAATAAATATTGTCGCCTTCGGCATTTTCGGTATTATGGGATATTTTCTGCCGAACGCGTCGCTTAAAAACATGATAACGAAAAGGCATCATTCCATACTCAGGGAACTGCCCAACATCCTCGATCTTCTGACACTTTCCATGGAGGCGGGCATAGATTTCAACGCCGCGGTGAACAAGGTGATATCAAAATCCGAGAAATCGCCTCTGACCGACGAGCTGCGCCTTATGCAGCAGGGGCTTCGTCTGGGGCAGTCAAGGAAAGAATCAATGACCGAGATGTCCAAAAGGGTGTCTCTGGACGCGCTGACTTCTGTCATATCGGCGATAATACAGGCGGATAATCTCGGGGCCAGTCTCGGCCCGGTTTTGAGGGTGCAGTCGGAACAGATGCGCATAGAGCGTTTTCAGCTCGCCGAGAAGCTCGCTCATCAGGCGCCGGTCAAGATGCTGTTCCCTCTGATGTTTTTCATATTTCCTTCCATTGTTATAATGCTTTTCGGGCCGCTGGCTTTGAAATTCATGGGCGGCGTTTTCGGGGGTGTTTTCTGA
- the cpaB gene encoding Flp pilus assembly protein CpaB — translation MQNRKVILIAAVFGLMAVLLVQTFLSSVEKKYKVGSEPVNVLVAKGYISEGTLITEDMVDIKRIPRNFVQPGAVTSVKQLMNEQGMYVNATLVPILEGEQVTSTKLVQPGKETGMSIVIPEGYRAVSVAVNDITGVARLIKPGDRVDVIGTSEFTVKHRPIVRSFTAFQNVLVLAYNQNIMGTVIAPEKKEGQGMGEMPQEDQQEKIPTVTLALTPDQAQKITHLAKIGEIQLSLRPIGEKATPGLSVIDTDDLLRN, via the coding sequence ATGCAAAATAGGAAAGTTATTCTGATAGCCGCTGTTTTCGGGCTTATGGCTGTTCTGCTGGTTCAGACTTTTCTGAGCAGTGTGGAGAAAAAATACAAGGTCGGCTCCGAGCCGGTAAATGTTCTTGTCGCCAAGGGCTATATTTCCGAGGGCACGCTCATCACAGAAGACATGGTGGATATAAAAAGAATACCGCGCAACTTCGTTCAGCCCGGCGCTGTCACTTCGGTCAAACAGCTCATGAACGAACAGGGGATGTATGTCAACGCGACGCTCGTTCCGATACTTGAGGGTGAGCAGGTGACCTCGACCAAACTTGTGCAGCCGGGCAAGGAAACGGGCATGTCCATCGTTATACCTGAAGGATACAGGGCTGTTTCGGTGGCGGTCAACGATATAACGGGCGTGGCGCGGCTCATCAAACCCGGGGACAGGGTTGATGTTATAGGCACATCCGAATTCACGGTGAAACACCGTCCAATAGTCAGGTCTTTTACCGCGTTTCAGAATGTCCTCGTCCTCGCCTATAATCAGAACATCATGGGCACTGTTATAGCGCCCGAGAAGAAAGAGGGCCAGGGTATGGGCGAGATGCCGCAGGAAGATCAGCAGGAAAAGATCCCGACGGTGACGCTCGCTCTCACACCCGACCAGGCGCAGAAAATAACGCATCTGGCCAAGATCGGCGAAATACAGTTGTCACTGCGCCCGATAGGCGAGAAGGCCACGCCGGGTCTTTCTGTGATAGACACGGACGATCTGCTGAGAAACTGA
- a CDS encoding HAMP domain-containing protein: MNDKKTEERRIRPPRIGIVTQLVLKSMIFSTFLLAAICFFIFKYQKSALIENVIQKNALMVSTYASFMSDAKQMNDDLVIVDYIERMKRSPMVRYIMVLDDRSRVVFHSDMRKIGKTYQDAESLRAVTSEDPVTQEVFSEGESLMDFSAPILVDHKKAATLRAGFSRSSIDAGIEDIKENLSVVAVGGLIIVIVGSFIINSGIGVDINHLKNAAREVSRGELPETINVSGSGEIGYLARVLERMFEKFKRDLSDIETQKKELRKNYDFFIQNLAAFIDEGIIIMDSDNKIIFANEASGKTAGFSVLGCMGKHMLELIKNAELIEFLNHCSQNPNVAAMREILSLNCTAVAEVVKEISTGKALGTVVQLKNLKI, translated from the coding sequence ATGAACGATAAAAAAACGGAAGAACGCAGGATACGGCCGCCCAGGATAGGTATTGTGACACAGCTTGTTTTAAAATCCATGATTTTTTCCACTTTTTTACTGGCGGCGATATGTTTCTTTATTTTTAAATACCAGAAAAGCGCGCTCATAGAAAACGTCATTCAGAAAAACGCGCTGATGGTGTCCACCTACGCTTCTTTTATGTCCGACGCGAAGCAGATGAACGACGATCTTGTCATAGTGGATTACATAGAGCGCATGAAACGTTCCCCGATGGTGCGTTATATCATGGTTCTGGATGACCGCAGCAGGGTTGTTTTTCATTCTGACATGAGGAAGATAGGCAAAACATATCAGGACGCGGAATCGCTCCGGGCGGTGACTTCCGAGGATCCGGTGACGCAGGAGGTTTTTTCCGAGGGTGAGAGCTTAATGGATTTTTCCGCGCCCATACTGGTCGATCACAAAAAGGCGGCGACGCTGCGCGCGGGTTTCTCCCGGTCGAGCATAGACGCGGGTATAGAAGACATAAAGGAAAATCTCAGCGTTGTGGCCGTGGGGGGGCTTATAATAGTGATCGTCGGCTCGTTTATAATCAATTCGGGCATAGGCGTGGATATAAATCATCTGAAGAATGCCGCCCGTGAAGTGTCCCGCGGCGAACTGCCGGAGACCATAAATGTATCGGGCTCCGGGGAGATAGGGTATCTGGCCAGGGTTCTGGAGAGGATGTTTGAGAAATTCAAGCGGGATCTTTCGGATATTGAAACCCAGAAAAAAGAACTCCGCAAAAATTACGATTTCTTTATTCAGAATCTCGCGGCATTCATCGACGAGGGCATAATAATCATGGACAGCGATAATAAAATAATATTCGCTAATGAGGCGTCAGGGAAAACAGCGGGTTTTTCCGTGCTGGGATGTATGGGGAAACACATGCTCGAGCTCATCAAAAACGCCGAGCTCATAGAGTTCCTGAACCATTGTTCTCAAAACCCCAATGTCGCCGCGATGAGGGAGATACTGTCACTGAACTGCACGGCCGTCGCTGAGGTGGTGAAGGAAATAAGCACGGGCAAAGCGCTCGGCACGGTGGTGCAGTTAAAAAACCTGAAAATTTGA
- a CDS encoding AAA family ATPase — translation MGQGRVITIVGAKGGVGQTTFACNIALALHNLGKKTVLLDFNAGLLGELALLLQMHTDKTLIQILPVLSQLNADMMQGFVSKHSSGLDFLSCAAEKKETIQIRPSHISKILDSFHNSYDFVVVNLGRGFTDVQIAAYDSSDLVFLLFTPELLSLFHAKKIISGFIENHFPPQMVKPLLNKSGLKSALSEAQIRDYLKQDIFWDLPFESETLFESINKGVPAVVNSPKSLFSRKIVQLAQNLSFAEDEEEKGRGIFAGLRQMLSNARRDYSRAEAEAEDARPAVIPGAENVYEKLKENIYRKLVERIKEKQIDVAAIKTKHQEEKARSDIEKEIEAILASEGKGLSERVDRIRLSKEIMDRALGLGPIEDLLKDPSITEVMVNGMDRIYVERKGKISLTNKRFSSHDELMNIIQRIVVPLGRRIDEASPMVDARLADGSRVNVIIPPLSLVGPTITIRKFEKESFTFSNLIHMGAITAEIVEFLRVCVLLRKNIIISGGTGTGKTTILNIVSGFIPKTERIVTIEDAAELRLPQDHVVSLESRPPNIEGKGAVEIRNLVINSLRMRPDRIVIGECRGGEALDMLQAMNTGHDGSLTTIHSNNPRDCLSRLETLVLMSGMDLPVTAIREQIVAAVNIVVQLSRFSDGSRKVTHICEVTGKEQNSIVMSTLFKFTQTGIGEKGRVEGRFSPTGVMPTFINEIKSKGIALDLGIFKEGGAENA, via the coding sequence ATGGGCCAAGGGCGGGTTATAACCATTGTCGGCGCCAAAGGGGGCGTTGGCCAGACGACATTCGCGTGCAATATCGCGCTCGCCCTCCACAACCTCGGAAAGAAAACGGTTCTTCTTGATTTTAACGCCGGACTTCTCGGCGAACTGGCGCTGCTCCTTCAGATGCACACGGATAAAACGCTCATCCAGATCCTGCCTGTTTTAAGTCAGCTGAACGCCGATATGATGCAGGGCTTTGTCTCAAAGCACTCGAGCGGTCTGGATTTTTTGAGCTGCGCGGCCGAGAAAAAAGAAACGATCCAGATCCGGCCATCCCACATATCCAAGATACTGGATTCCTTTCACAATTCCTATGATTTCGTTGTTGTGAATCTCGGCCGGGGTTTTACTGATGTGCAGATAGCCGCGTATGATTCGAGCGACCTCGTTTTTCTTCTTTTCACGCCGGAGCTCCTTTCTCTTTTTCACGCGAAAAAGATCATCAGCGGTTTCATAGAAAATCATTTTCCCCCCCAGATGGTCAAACCCTTGCTCAACAAGAGCGGACTCAAGAGTGCCCTGTCCGAGGCGCAGATCAGGGATTATCTGAAACAGGATATTTTCTGGGATCTGCCTTTTGAATCCGAAACGCTTTTTGAATCCATCAATAAGGGCGTGCCGGCCGTCGTGAATTCGCCCAAATCCCTTTTCAGTAGAAAAATCGTACAGCTCGCCCAGAACCTCAGCTTCGCGGAGGATGAGGAGGAGAAAGGGAGGGGCATCTTCGCGGGACTCCGCCAGATGCTCTCAAACGCCCGCCGGGATTATTCCCGCGCGGAAGCGGAAGCGGAGGACGCGCGTCCCGCCGTCATACCCGGCGCTGAAAATGTCTATGAGAAACTTAAGGAAAACATATACCGTAAACTGGTGGAAAGGATCAAGGAAAAGCAGATAGATGTCGCCGCGATCAAAACGAAACACCAGGAGGAAAAAGCCAGAAGCGACATTGAGAAAGAAATAGAAGCCATACTCGCCAGCGAGGGTAAGGGCCTTTCCGAAAGAGTGGACAGGATACGCCTGTCCAAGGAGATAATGGACAGGGCGCTGGGGCTGGGGCCCATTGAGGATCTGCTGAAAGACCCTTCCATCACCGAGGTGATGGTCAACGGCATGGATAGGATATATGTGGAAAGAAAGGGCAAGATATCTCTCACGAACAAGCGTTTTTCGTCGCATGACGAGCTCATGAATATTATTCAGCGCATTGTTGTGCCTCTGGGCCGGCGTATTGACGAGGCCTCTCCCATGGTGGACGCGCGCCTGGCCGACGGCAGCCGCGTAAATGTTATCATCCCGCCGCTTTCTCTGGTGGGCCCGACGATCACGATAAGGAAGTTTGAAAAGGAGAGTTTTACTTTTTCAAATCTCATTCACATGGGGGCCATCACCGCGGAGATCGTGGAGTTTTTGCGGGTGTGCGTGCTGCTCCGAAAAAACATAATAATATCCGGCGGGACCGGCACCGGAAAAACCACCATACTCAATATTGTTTCCGGTTTCATACCCAAAACGGAAAGGATCGTCACGATAGAGGACGCGGCGGAATTGCGTCTGCCGCAGGATCATGTCGTTTCTCTGGAGTCCCGCCCGCCTAACATAGAGGGGAAAGGCGCTGTCGAGATCAGGAATCTGGTTATCAATTCGCTCAGAATGCGGCCTGACAGGATAGTGATAGGGGAGTGCCGCGGCGGCGAGGCGCTGGATATGCTCCAGGCGATGAACACCGGCCACGACGGTTCACTGACCACCATACACTCTAACAACCCGAGGGATTGTCTTTCAAGGCTGGAAACGCTTGTGCTTATGTCGGGGATGGATCTCCCCGTGACGGCCATTCGTGAGCAGATCGTAGCCGCGGTGAACATCGTCGTGCAGCTGAGCAGATTCTCCGACGGCTCAAGGAAAGTCACTCACATCTGCGAGGTGACGGGCAAAGAGCAGAACAGCATAGTGATGAGCACTCTCTTTAAATTCACCCAGACGGGCATAGGCGAGAAGGGCAGGGTGGAAGGCCGCTTCTCCCCGACGGGAGTGATGCCCACATTCATAAATGAGATAAAATCAAAGGGGATTGCCCTTGACCTGGGCATATTTAAAGAAGGGGGGGCTGAAAATGCGTAA